In a single window of the Leisingera daeponensis DSM 23529 genome:
- a CDS encoding carboxyl transferase domain-containing protein codes for MKLTSKALPSSEGFKQNREAHLAALAQISEAAEAARMGGGEKSRARHESRGKMLPRRRVANLLDPGSPFLEIGATAAHAMYDGAAPAAGVIAGIGRVHGQEVMVVCNDATVKGGTYYPMTVKKHLRAQEIAEENRLPCIYLVDSGGANLPNQDEVFPDRDHFGRIFYNQARMSAKGIPQIAVVMGSCTAGGAYVPAMSDVTIIVKEQGTIFLAGPPLVKAATGEVVSAEDLGGGDVHTRLSGVADYLAEDDAHALALARRAVQSLNITRPLTVNWASPEEPAYDPEEILGVVPGDLRTPYDIREVIARLVDGSRFDEFKPRFGETLVTGFAHLKGCPIGIVANNGVLFSEAAQKGAHFVELCSQRKIPLVFLQNITGFMVGRKYENEGIARHGAKMVTAVATTNVPKVTMLVGGSFGAGNYGMSGRAYQPRFLWTWPNSRISVMGGEQAAGVLATVKRDAIERQGGSWSAEEEAEFKRPTIEMFEEQSHPLYASARLWDDGIIDPRKSRDVLALSLSAALNAPIEETKFGVFRM; via the coding sequence ATGAAACTCACATCCAAGGCGTTGCCTTCCTCGGAAGGCTTCAAGCAGAACCGCGAGGCGCATCTGGCGGCCCTTGCGCAGATCAGCGAGGCGGCGGAGGCCGCGCGCATGGGCGGCGGCGAAAAATCCCGCGCCCGCCATGAAAGCCGCGGCAAGATGCTGCCGCGCCGCCGGGTGGCGAACCTCCTCGATCCCGGCTCCCCGTTCCTGGAAATCGGCGCCACCGCGGCGCACGCCATGTACGACGGTGCGGCACCTGCGGCCGGCGTGATCGCGGGCATCGGCCGGGTGCACGGGCAAGAGGTCATGGTGGTCTGCAACGACGCCACTGTGAAGGGCGGCACCTATTACCCGATGACGGTGAAGAAACACCTGCGCGCGCAGGAGATCGCCGAAGAAAACCGCCTTCCCTGCATCTACCTGGTCGACTCCGGCGGTGCCAACCTGCCCAACCAGGACGAGGTCTTCCCCGACCGCGACCATTTCGGGCGCATCTTCTACAACCAGGCTCGGATGTCGGCCAAGGGCATCCCGCAGATCGCCGTTGTTATGGGCTCCTGCACCGCGGGCGGCGCCTATGTGCCGGCGATGTCGGACGTCACCATTATCGTGAAGGAACAGGGCACCATCTTCCTTGCCGGCCCGCCGCTGGTGAAGGCGGCCACGGGTGAGGTCGTCAGCGCCGAGGACCTGGGCGGCGGCGACGTGCATACGCGCCTGTCCGGCGTGGCAGATTACCTGGCCGAGGATGATGCCCACGCGCTGGCGCTGGCGCGGCGCGCGGTGCAGTCGCTGAACATCACCAGACCGCTGACGGTGAACTGGGCCAGCCCCGAGGAACCCGCCTACGACCCCGAGGAGATCCTCGGCGTGGTGCCCGGCGACCTGCGCACCCCTTATGACATCCGCGAGGTGATCGCGCGGCTGGTCGACGGCTCCCGCTTTGACGAGTTCAAGCCGCGTTTCGGCGAGACGCTTGTCACCGGCTTTGCCCATCTGAAGGGCTGCCCAATCGGCATCGTCGCCAACAACGGCGTGCTGTTCTCGGAAGCCGCCCAAAAAGGCGCGCATTTCGTCGAGCTGTGCTCGCAGCGCAAGATTCCTCTGGTGTTCCTGCAGAACATCACCGGCTTCATGGTCGGCCGAAAGTATGAAAACGAGGGCATCGCCCGCCATGGCGCCAAGATGGTGACGGCAGTGGCCACCACCAATGTGCCGAAAGTCACCATGCTGGTCGGCGGCTCCTTTGGCGCGGGCAACTACGGCATGTCGGGCCGCGCCTACCAGCCGCGCTTCCTGTGGACCTGGCCGAACTCCCGCATCTCGGTGATGGGCGGCGAGCAGGCTGCGGGCGTGCTGGCAACGGTGAAACGCGACGCCATCGAACGCCAGGGCGGCAGCTGGAGCGCTGAGGAGGAAGCCGAGTTCAAGCGCCCCACCATTGAGATGTTCGAGGAGCAGAGCCACCCGCTGTATGCCTCGGCGCGCCTTTGGGACGACGGCATCATCGACCCGCGCAAGAGCCGCGACGTGCTGGCGCTCTCGCTCAGCGCGGCGCTGAACGCCCCGATCGAAGAGACCAAATTCGGCGTCTTCCGGATGTAA
- a CDS encoding AMP-binding protein, whose protein sequence is MHDGCNIPGLRPDGSWDLPERLNMAAQCLAHPAEKTALIDMTGAARRDISYGELSQMTDGLARYLLTRIQPGDRVGVLLSQSPWCAAAHLAIWKAGGISVPLFKLFKHDALASRAGDAGVRFVFTDTEGAGLLGDLAEAVMADSAGLEGAPVPFADTAPETPAVLIYTSGTTGSPKGALHGHRVLTGHLPGVAISHDHLGQPGDVLWTPADWAWIGGLFDVLMPGLALGVPVVAARLDKFSPEACADLIATAGVRNVFFPPTALRMLKAAGQGLSGLRSVASGGEPLGAEMLAWGRRRLGVTINEFYGQTECNMVASSCAADFEPRPGCIGKAVPGHELAVIDAAGDPTEDEGDVAIRRGSASMLLEYWNRPEETAAKFRGGWLVTGDRGIWEGGYLRFVGREDDVITSGGYRIGPAEIEDCLLTHPAVATVGVVGKPDPLRTEIVKAYVVLKAGAKASEQELQDYVKDRLAHYSYPREVAFLDALPMTVTGKVIRKELKARAAGEVQ, encoded by the coding sequence ATGCATGATGGTTGTAACATTCCTGGACTTCGCCCGGATGGCAGCTGGGACCTGCCGGAGCGGCTGAACATGGCCGCGCAATGCCTGGCGCATCCGGCTGAAAAGACCGCCCTGATTGACATGACCGGCGCGGCGCGGCGCGACATTTCTTATGGCGAGCTTTCGCAGATGACCGACGGGCTGGCCCGCTATCTGCTGACCCGCATCCAGCCCGGCGACCGGGTGGGCGTGCTGCTCAGCCAGTCGCCCTGGTGCGCCGCGGCGCATCTGGCAATCTGGAAGGCGGGCGGCATCTCGGTGCCCTTGTTCAAGCTGTTCAAACACGATGCGCTGGCCTCCCGCGCCGGCGACGCGGGCGTGCGCTTCGTCTTCACCGATACCGAGGGCGCCGGCCTGCTGGGAGATCTGGCCGAAGCGGTGATGGCCGACAGCGCCGGGCTGGAGGGGGCGCCGGTCCCCTTCGCGGATACCGCGCCGGAGACCCCGGCGGTGCTGATCTATACCTCCGGCACCACCGGCAGCCCCAAGGGCGCGCTGCACGGCCACCGGGTCCTGACCGGCCACCTGCCGGGCGTTGCCATCAGCCATGACCACCTGGGTCAGCCCGGCGATGTCCTTTGGACCCCGGCGGACTGGGCCTGGATCGGCGGGCTGTTCGACGTGCTGATGCCGGGCCTGGCGCTGGGCGTGCCGGTGGTGGCCGCGCGGCTGGACAAGTTCTCGCCGGAGGCCTGCGCGGATCTGATCGCCACGGCCGGCGTGCGCAACGTGTTCTTCCCGCCCACGGCGCTGCGGATGCTGAAAGCAGCGGGGCAGGGGCTCAGCGGCCTGCGCTCGGTTGCCAGCGGCGGAGAGCCCCTGGGCGCTGAGATGCTCGCCTGGGGCCGGCGCCGCCTGGGCGTGACCATCAACGAATTCTATGGCCAGACCGAATGCAACATGGTGGCCTCCTCCTGCGCAGCAGATTTCGAGCCGCGGCCGGGCTGCATCGGCAAAGCGGTGCCGGGGCATGAACTGGCGGTGATCGACGCGGCGGGCGACCCCACGGAGGATGAGGGCGACGTCGCCATCCGCCGCGGCTCGGCCTCGATGCTGCTGGAATACTGGAACCGGCCGGAGGAAACCGCCGCCAAGTTCCGCGGCGGCTGGCTGGTGACCGGCGACCGCGGCATCTGGGAGGGCGGTTACCTGCGGTTTGTGGGCCGCGAGGATGACGTGATCACCTCCGGCGGCTACCGCATCGGCCCGGCGGAGATCGAGGACTGCCTGCTGACCCACCCTGCTGTGGCGACGGTGGGCGTGGTCGGCAAGCCCGATCCGCTGCGCACCGAAATCGTCAAGGCTTATGTGGTGCTGAAAGCCGGCGCCAAAGCCTCGGAGCAGGAACTGCAGGACTACGTCAAGGACCGCCTCGCGCATTATTCCTACCCGCGCGAAGTGGCCTTTCTCGACGCACTGCCGATGACCGTGACCGGCAAGGTGATCCGCAAGGAGCTCAAGGCGCGGGCAGCGGGGGAGGTGCAATGA
- a CDS encoding acetyl/propionyl/methylcrotonyl-CoA carboxylase subunit alpha, producing MFDKILIANRGEIACRVMETARAMGVRTVAVYSDADAAAKHVQMADEAVHIGGPAPADSYLKGDEIIRVAQETGAQAIHPGYGFLSENPKFVEAVEAAGLVFIGPSADAIRKMGLKDAAKALMEAAGVPVVPGYHGASQDPEFLASEAGKIGYPVLIKAVAGGGGKGMRLVEKPEEFADALKSAQGEATTAFGNPDVLIEKYIQQPRHIEVQVFGDGTQAVHLFERDCSLQRRHQKVIEEAPAPGMTEEMREAMGQAGVRAAEAIGYKGAGTVEFIVDGSDGLRPDGFWFMEMNTRLQVEHPVTELITGVDLVEWQLRVASGESLPARQEDLTITGHAFEARLYAEDVPKGFLPATGTLTHLSFPAEARADSGVRAGDTISPWYDPMISKVIVHGSTRKVALSRLARALEDTEVGGTVTNLAFLGALAAHEGFANGEVDTGLIARDLDALVAAPQAELRHKAAAGMVALDLVQAAAHTGFSLWTPLHRAVTLTHAGEEFTADVQVDGPDRQLWTIEGGTVVAERSQGQWRIGERRMPTVSQSGSLITVHDAYGLEFTVVDPLDRAAVAGGDLNVVEAPMPGLVKAVFAEAGQSVKEGDRLAVLEAMKMEHSLLAARDGVVAEVLASAGDQVEAGAALVRLEEDDS from the coding sequence ATGTTTGACAAGATCCTGATTGCCAACCGCGGCGAAATCGCCTGCCGCGTGATGGAAACTGCGCGCGCCATGGGCGTGCGCACGGTGGCGGTCTATTCCGACGCCGACGCCGCCGCAAAACACGTGCAAATGGCGGATGAGGCGGTGCACATCGGCGGCCCGGCCCCGGCGGACAGCTACCTGAAAGGGGATGAGATCATCCGGGTGGCGCAGGAAACCGGCGCCCAGGCGATCCACCCGGGGTACGGCTTCCTGTCGGAAAACCCGAAATTCGTCGAGGCGGTGGAGGCTGCGGGCCTCGTGTTCATCGGGCCGTCGGCGGATGCGATCCGCAAGATGGGCCTCAAGGACGCCGCCAAGGCGCTGATGGAGGCGGCCGGCGTGCCGGTGGTGCCGGGTTATCACGGCGCCAGCCAGGATCCGGAGTTCCTGGCAAGCGAAGCCGGGAAGATCGGCTATCCGGTGCTGATCAAGGCGGTGGCCGGCGGCGGCGGCAAGGGGATGCGTCTGGTTGAGAAGCCGGAGGAATTCGCCGACGCCCTGAAAAGTGCGCAGGGCGAGGCGACCACGGCCTTTGGCAATCCCGACGTTCTGATCGAGAAATACATCCAGCAGCCCCGCCATATCGAGGTGCAGGTCTTTGGCGACGGGACGCAGGCGGTGCATCTGTTTGAGCGCGACTGCTCGCTGCAGCGCCGCCACCAGAAGGTGATCGAGGAAGCCCCGGCGCCCGGCATGACCGAGGAGATGCGCGAGGCGATGGGCCAGGCCGGCGTGCGCGCGGCTGAGGCGATCGGCTATAAGGGCGCGGGCACGGTGGAATTCATCGTCGATGGCTCCGACGGGCTGCGCCCCGATGGCTTCTGGTTCATGGAAATGAACACCCGCCTGCAGGTGGAGCACCCGGTGACCGAGCTGATTACCGGCGTCGATCTGGTGGAATGGCAGCTGCGCGTTGCCTCGGGTGAGAGCCTGCCTGCCAGGCAGGAAGACCTCACCATCACCGGCCACGCCTTTGAGGCACGGCTTTATGCGGAGGATGTGCCGAAGGGCTTCCTGCCCGCAACCGGCACGCTGACGCATCTGTCCTTCCCGGCAGAGGCCCGCGCCGACAGCGGTGTGCGGGCAGGGGACACCATCAGCCCCTGGTACGATCCGATGATCTCCAAGGTGATCGTGCATGGCTCCACCCGCAAGGTGGCGCTGTCGCGGCTGGCGCGCGCGCTGGAGGACACCGAGGTCGGCGGCACCGTCACCAACCTGGCGTTCCTTGGCGCGCTGGCCGCGCATGAGGGGTTTGCCAATGGCGAGGTGGACACCGGCCTTATCGCCCGCGATCTGGACGCTCTGGTGGCCGCGCCGCAGGCCGAGCTGCGCCACAAGGCGGCGGCGGGCATGGTGGCGCTGGACCTGGTGCAGGCCGCAGCGCACACCGGCTTCAGCCTGTGGACGCCGCTGCACCGCGCTGTGACCCTGACCCATGCGGGCGAGGAGTTCACCGCCGATGTGCAGGTCGACGGGCCGGACCGGCAGCTGTGGACCATCGAGGGCGGCACCGTTGTGGCCGAGCGCAGCCAGGGCCAGTGGCGCATCGGCGAGCGCCGGATGCCGACGGTCTCGCAGTCCGGGTCCCTGATCACCGTGCATGACGCCTACGGGCTGGAATTCACCGTGGTGGACCCGCTCGACCGTGCGGCCGTTGCGGGCGGGGATCTGAATGTGGTCGAGGCGCCGATGCCGGGCCTGGTCAAGGCGGTGTTTGCCGAAGCAGGCCAATCGGTGAAGGAGGGCGACCGGCTCGCCGTTCTGGAAGCCATGAAGATGGAGCACTCGCTGCTGGCGGCGCGCGATGGTGTCGTCGCGGAAGTGCTGGCCTCGGCCGGCGATCAGGTCGAGGCGGGCGCCGCGCTGGTGCGGCTGGAAGAAGACGACAGCTGA
- a CDS encoding hydroxymethylglutaryl-CoA lyase, with product MSEFAEIFEVGPRDGLQNEKREIPVAEKVALTDCLSRAGFKRIEVASFVSPKWVPQMAGSAEVLAGITRAPGVSYAALTPNMRGFEDAVAAKADEIAVFASASEGFSKANINATIEESITRFLPILDAAKDIGLPVRGYVSCVTDCPFDGPTPPQKVAEVARRLFELGCYEISLGDTIGQGTPETISAMLQAVVQQVPAGRLAGHYHDTAGRALDNIEASLDLGVRVFDAAVGGLGGCPYAPGAAGNVATEAVHKRLTELGYHTGLDADVLDEAAAMARAMRGLQ from the coding sequence ATGAGCGAGTTTGCCGAGATCTTCGAGGTCGGTCCGCGCGACGGGCTGCAGAATGAGAAGCGCGAAATTCCGGTGGCCGAGAAGGTGGCGCTGACCGATTGCCTGAGCCGCGCCGGGTTCAAGCGGATCGAGGTGGCGAGTTTCGTGTCGCCCAAATGGGTGCCGCAGATGGCGGGCAGCGCTGAGGTGCTGGCCGGCATCACCCGCGCCCCCGGCGTAAGCTACGCGGCGCTGACGCCCAACATGCGCGGGTTTGAGGATGCGGTGGCGGCAAAGGCGGATGAGATTGCGGTCTTTGCGTCCGCCTCTGAAGGGTTCTCCAAGGCCAATATCAACGCGACCATCGAGGAAAGCATCACCCGCTTTCTGCCCATTCTGGACGCGGCAAAGGACATCGGGCTGCCGGTCCGCGGCTATGTGTCCTGCGTGACCGACTGCCCGTTTGACGGGCCGACTCCGCCGCAGAAGGTGGCGGAGGTGGCGCGCCGGCTGTTCGAGCTGGGCTGCTATGAGATTTCGCTGGGCGATACCATCGGGCAGGGCACGCCGGAAACGATCTCGGCGATGCTGCAGGCGGTGGTCCAGCAGGTGCCGGCCGGGCGGCTTGCCGGTCATTATCATGACACCGCCGGGCGGGCGCTGGACAATATCGAGGCCTCCCTGGATCTTGGCGTGCGGGTGTTCGATGCCGCGGTGGGCGGCCTTGGCGGCTGCCCCTATGCGCCGGGGGCCGCGGGCAACGTGGCCACCGAAGCGGTCCACAAGCGCCTGACGGAACTAGGCTATCACACCGGCCTGGACGCGGATGTGCTGGACGAGGCCGCCGCGATGGCCCGCGCCATGCGCGGCCTGCAGTAA